One Mycobacteroides abscessus ATCC 19977 genomic window carries:
- a CDS encoding DUF3145 domain-containing protein — MHASPQFADSTTGVVYIHASPAAVCPHVEWALTSTLTSTPSARGLETLKLRWQAQPAMAGQLRAVTNWVGPVGTGARLANALRSWPVLRFEVTEDPSEGVDGQRFSHVPQLGMWSGATSANGDIMVSEMRLRGLMESDPGSITSELDNMLGTAWDDALEPYRSGGDGAEVTWLRGVG; from the coding sequence ATGCACGCGTCGCCTCAGTTCGCCGACTCGACAACCGGCGTGGTGTATATCCATGCCTCACCGGCCGCGGTATGCCCGCATGTCGAGTGGGCGCTTACGTCAACGCTGACGTCGACTCCTTCGGCCCGCGGCCTGGAGACGCTCAAGCTGCGCTGGCAGGCTCAACCGGCCATGGCGGGGCAGTTGCGTGCCGTCACCAACTGGGTTGGCCCGGTCGGTACCGGTGCACGCCTGGCCAACGCGCTGCGCTCGTGGCCGGTGTTGCGCTTCGAGGTCACCGAGGACCCCAGCGAGGGCGTGGACGGTCAGCGGTTCAGCCACGTGCCGCAGCTCGGCATGTGGAGCGGAGCAACCAGCGCCAACGGCGACATCATGGTCAGCGAGATGCGGTTACGTGGGCTGATGGAGTCCGACCCCGGCAGCATCACCTCGGAGCTCGACAACATGCTGGGTACCGCATGGGATGACGCGCTGGAGCCGTACCGCAGTGGCGGCGACGGCGCCGAGGTGACCTGGCTGCGCGGAGTCGGTTAA
- a CDS encoding lipid-transfer protein — MKQQNKVFVVGVGMTKFEKPGRREGWDYPAMVKEAGTKALEDAGVQYPEIEQAFIGNVYGDSCSGHRALYELGHTGIPIYNVNSNCSTGSTALFMAANAIRSGQSDVVMAAGFEKMEPGSLGMKFSDRESPLQPHIMALGELSQPQFPMTAWMFAAAAEEYMREYGLTAEQLAWIGYKNHKHSVNNPYSQFQDEYSLEDILSSRTIVGPLTKLQCSPTSDGSAAAIVASEEFVDTHGLADQAVEIVGQATVTDREDTFDGTAAGIVGANMNKAAIASVYAQAQIGPDDLDVVELHDCFSANEILVYEALGFCEPGAAGKLIDNQDTTFGGKWVVNPSGGLISKGHPLGATGLAQCAELNWQLRGKADKRQVAGAATKDGVALQHNIGLGGSVVVTAYRPANR, encoded by the coding sequence ATGAAGCAGCAGAACAAGGTGTTCGTCGTCGGTGTCGGCATGACCAAATTCGAGAAGCCCGGGCGCAGGGAGGGCTGGGACTATCCGGCGATGGTCAAGGAAGCCGGCACCAAGGCACTCGAAGACGCCGGGGTTCAGTACCCGGAGATCGAACAGGCCTTCATCGGAAACGTCTACGGCGACTCGTGCTCCGGCCACCGCGCGCTCTACGAGCTCGGCCACACCGGTATTCCGATCTATAACGTCAACAGCAACTGCTCGACCGGTTCCACCGCACTGTTCATGGCGGCCAATGCCATTCGCAGCGGCCAGTCCGATGTGGTGATGGCCGCGGGATTCGAGAAGATGGAACCCGGCTCGCTGGGCATGAAATTCAGCGATCGTGAGTCGCCCCTGCAACCGCACATCATGGCGCTCGGTGAGCTGAGTCAGCCGCAGTTCCCGATGACGGCCTGGATGTTCGCCGCCGCGGCCGAGGAGTACATGCGTGAATACGGCCTCACCGCAGAACAACTGGCTTGGATCGGTTACAAGAACCACAAGCACTCGGTCAATAACCCCTACAGCCAGTTCCAGGACGAGTACTCGTTGGAGGACATCCTGAGCTCGCGGACCATCGTGGGCCCGCTGACCAAGCTGCAGTGCTCACCGACCTCCGATGGGTCCGCCGCCGCGATCGTGGCGAGTGAGGAGTTCGTCGACACGCACGGGTTGGCCGATCAGGCGGTGGAGATCGTGGGACAAGCCACCGTCACCGACCGCGAGGACACCTTTGACGGCACCGCCGCCGGCATTGTCGGTGCGAACATGAACAAGGCCGCCATTGCCAGCGTGTACGCGCAGGCGCAGATCGGTCCGGACGATCTGGATGTGGTGGAGCTGCATGACTGCTTCTCCGCCAATGAGATCTTGGTCTACGAGGCACTCGGATTCTGCGAACCGGGTGCGGCCGGCAAGCTGATCGACAACCAGGACACCACCTTTGGCGGTAAGTGGGTGGTCAATCCGTCGGGCGGGCTGATCTCCAAGGGGCACCCGCTCGGTGCCACTGGCCTGGCGCAGTGCGCCGAACTGAACTGGCAGCTGCGCGGCAAGGCGGACAAGCGCCAGGTTGCCGGCGCCGCGACCAAGGACGGCGTGGCCCTGCAACACAACATCGGGCTGGGTGGCTCGGTGGTTGTCACGGCATACCGCCCGGCCAACCGGTGA
- a CDS encoding AMP-dependent synthetase/ligase, with protein MTGPATLCAAFQRTAAQHPDRVALRTVGGGVVITWRQYRERVREIASGLAGLGVGPGDTVALMLTNRPEFHLCDTAVLHCGATPFSVYNTNPPELLGYQFDNADNRVVICEQQFLPQVRSAVGLGGKVEHIICVDGAPEGTLDLRSLPPAADFDFESAWRSVRPDDVLTIVYTSGTTGPPKGVELTHTNFIENARITEEMGPLGFDDRAVSYLPDAHAANRWLTHYQNLLYGLQITTVADPKAVLSALTDVRPTLFLGVPRVWVKAKMGLDAALQEAGPLRRTLAHWAIGVGRRKARASSAGARLSALDNMTHALADRLVLSSIRARMGLDRVKVGASGAAPIPVEVHEFLLALGIPICEGYGMTECTCAGTINRASRIKIGSVGIPAPGVEVSLGPDGEVLLRGKNIMRGYRKMPEKTAETVDPEGWLHTGDIGEIDAEGYLKIVDRKKEIIINEAGKNMSPTNIENAITANTPLAGPVAVIGDRRPYNTALITLDPEALARFAERHGLTGRQSELAESPVVRAAIDECVQNANRSLSRVEQIKTFTVLPDVWEPGSEYLTPTTKLRRKPIEEHYCEVIDAMY; from the coding sequence GTGACCGGTCCGGCCACGCTCTGCGCGGCGTTCCAGCGCACCGCCGCGCAGCATCCGGACCGCGTCGCGCTGCGCACTGTAGGTGGCGGTGTGGTGATCACGTGGCGCCAATATCGTGAACGGGTCCGCGAGATCGCTTCGGGCCTTGCCGGATTGGGTGTCGGTCCGGGGGACACGGTGGCACTGATGCTGACGAACCGCCCCGAGTTCCATCTGTGCGATACCGCGGTATTACATTGCGGGGCTACGCCCTTTTCGGTGTACAACACCAACCCGCCGGAGCTGTTGGGCTACCAATTCGACAACGCGGACAACCGGGTGGTCATCTGTGAACAGCAGTTCCTGCCTCAGGTGCGAAGCGCTGTCGGCCTCGGCGGCAAGGTCGAACACATTATCTGCGTCGACGGCGCGCCCGAGGGCACCCTTGACCTGCGATCGCTGCCGCCCGCAGCAGACTTCGACTTCGAGAGCGCCTGGAGGTCGGTGCGGCCCGATGACGTACTGACCATCGTGTACACCTCGGGGACCACGGGCCCACCCAAGGGCGTGGAACTGACCCACACCAACTTCATCGAGAACGCCCGCATCACCGAAGAAATGGGCCCGCTCGGGTTCGACGATCGGGCGGTGTCCTACTTGCCGGATGCCCATGCCGCCAATCGTTGGCTTACGCACTACCAGAATCTGTTGTACGGCCTGCAGATCACCACCGTGGCGGACCCCAAGGCGGTGCTCAGCGCACTCACCGATGTGCGTCCCACGCTGTTCCTGGGGGTGCCCCGGGTCTGGGTAAAGGCCAAGATGGGCCTGGACGCAGCGCTGCAGGAGGCCGGCCCCTTGCGCCGTACCTTGGCGCACTGGGCTATCGGTGTGGGCCGCCGGAAGGCGCGCGCGTCATCGGCCGGTGCCCGGCTGAGTGCGCTCGACAACATGACGCACGCCCTCGCCGATCGCCTGGTGTTGTCTTCGATCCGCGCTCGCATGGGTCTGGACCGGGTGAAGGTGGGTGCCAGCGGTGCGGCGCCCATCCCGGTCGAGGTTCACGAATTTCTTTTGGCGCTCGGCATACCAATCTGCGAGGGCTACGGCATGACCGAATGCACGTGCGCGGGAACGATCAACCGTGCCAGCCGAATCAAGATCGGCAGCGTCGGCATCCCGGCACCCGGCGTCGAAGTCTCGCTGGGGCCCGACGGCGAGGTGCTGCTGCGCGGCAAGAACATCATGCGTGGATACCGCAAGATGCCGGAAAAGACCGCCGAGACCGTCGACCCCGAGGGGTGGCTGCACACCGGCGACATCGGAGAGATCGACGCGGAGGGCTATCTGAAGATCGTCGACCGCAAGAAAGAGATCATCATCAACGAGGCCGGCAAGAACATGTCACCGACCAACATCGAGAACGCCATCACGGCCAATACCCCGCTGGCCGGGCCCGTGGCGGTGATCGGCGACCGGCGGCCCTACAACACCGCGCTCATCACGCTGGACCCCGAGGCATTGGCCCGGTTCGCCGAACGGCACGGCCTCACCGGGCGGCAGTCAGAGCTTGCCGAAAGCCCAGTCGTGCGGGCGGCAATCGACGAGTGTGTGCAGAACGCCAACCGCAGCTTGTCCCGCGTCGAACAGATCAAGACGTTCACGGTGCTGCCGGATGTGTGGGAGCCGGGATCGGAATACCTCACGCCGACAACCAAGCTCAGACGTAAGCCGATCGAGGAACACTACTGCGAGGTGATCGACGCGATGTACTAG
- a CDS encoding styrene monooxygenase/indole monooxygenase family protein, with product MTTKHGRKAAIIGAGQTGATAALGLLDKGFDVTVYSDRNQRSLREDVPATGTALIFGQAQRAEASLGLTSYLEPGPTASGLSVRLVDGTEPGRPEVIAFDADFDGGTRSVAVDTRLKADDRLTQFQERGGRFVVEQVHPERLDGIAAEHDLTLVATGRSGLSSLFPVDASRTVYDRPQRRLLMLTVAGLGHGPDVFAHRGTAGAAHSAFSFITDQGEAWWGPYLHKDAGPSWSFLTWAKPGSDWERRYAEVDSAASALRAVTDVHREYIDWDLPEVLSLNVIEEDPHSWITGAVTQLVRHGVGHTASGHPVAALGDTAVAYDPIAGQGAQGGLVQAAALVHKAAAHDGPFDTAWLTAAFEEFYDRRARAAQLVTRLYLGDDELHDYGDLFFAAGHVHQGFASKLFSLLDDPKPFERVTSVEAAKELITEWAGEPADAILERFSPAGRFARSGLAPAA from the coding sequence ATGACGACGAAACATGGACGCAAGGCCGCTATCATCGGAGCGGGCCAAACCGGCGCGACCGCAGCACTGGGTCTGCTGGACAAGGGTTTTGACGTCACCGTCTATAGCGACCGCAACCAGCGGAGCCTGCGAGAAGACGTGCCCGCGACCGGCACCGCGCTCATCTTCGGCCAGGCACAGCGCGCCGAGGCCAGCCTGGGACTGACCAGCTACCTGGAGCCGGGTCCCACCGCCAGCGGGCTCAGCGTGCGCCTTGTCGACGGCACCGAGCCCGGCCGGCCGGAGGTGATCGCCTTCGACGCCGACTTCGATGGCGGTACACGCAGTGTTGCCGTCGACACGCGGCTGAAGGCCGATGACCGCCTCACCCAATTCCAGGAGCGTGGCGGTCGATTCGTCGTGGAGCAGGTGCACCCGGAACGCCTTGACGGAATAGCCGCCGAGCATGATCTGACCTTGGTGGCGACCGGACGTAGCGGGCTGTCATCGTTGTTCCCGGTGGATGCCTCCCGCACGGTGTACGACCGCCCGCAGCGGCGGCTGTTGATGCTGACGGTGGCCGGTCTGGGCCACGGGCCCGACGTCTTCGCGCACCGGGGCACCGCCGGCGCGGCACACAGTGCCTTCTCGTTCATCACCGATCAGGGCGAGGCCTGGTGGGGGCCCTATCTCCATAAGGACGCCGGGCCGTCATGGTCCTTCTTGACGTGGGCCAAGCCCGGCAGCGACTGGGAGCGCCGCTACGCCGAGGTCGACAGTGCGGCATCGGCGCTGCGGGCCGTCACCGATGTACACCGCGAATACATCGACTGGGATCTGCCGGAGGTCTTGTCGCTCAACGTTATCGAGGAGGACCCACACTCATGGATCACCGGCGCGGTGACGCAGCTGGTGCGCCACGGTGTCGGCCATACCGCGAGCGGACACCCCGTCGCGGCACTCGGTGACACCGCGGTGGCCTACGACCCGATTGCCGGGCAGGGTGCGCAGGGCGGTCTCGTACAGGCCGCCGCGCTGGTACACAAGGCCGCCGCGCATGACGGCCCCTTCGATACCGCTTGGCTCACCGCGGCTTTCGAGGAGTTCTACGACCGGCGAGCCCGCGCCGCGCAGTTGGTCACCAGGCTCTATCTCGGCGACGACGAACTACACGACTATGGCGATCTGTTCTTCGCGGCCGGGCACGTGCATCAAGGATTCGCTTCCAAGCTGTTCAGCCTCCTGGACGACCCGAAGCCGTTTGAGCGGGTCACCTCCGTGGAGGCCGCCAAGGAGCTCATCACCGAATGGGCAGGGGAACCCGCCGATGCCATCCTGGAGCGGTTCTCCCCCGCCGGGCGGTTCGCGCGCTCCGGGCTGGCCCCTGCGGCCTAG
- a CDS encoding serine hydrolase domain-containing protein has product MGALDLVADWPVSTVAAAVVAPEGIRAQIGPVTQQFALASVTKPLVARAAQVALEEGAVDLTTPAGPSGSTVEHLLAHASGLSLLSGAVMAKPGTRRIYSNYGFAVLAHAVEAGATIEFDAYLREAVLEPLGMSSTTLPGGADTAGYGASSTVADLAAFVGDLLRPHLVSAETHQRATHVVFPGLDGVLPGYGVQRPNDWGLGFEIKGSKLPHWTGAENSPATYGHFGQAGTFIWVDPAVDLGLVVLTDRPFDGWANQVWPQLSDAVLAEFG; this is encoded by the coding sequence ATGGGTGCTCTCGACCTTGTCGCCGACTGGCCGGTATCCACAGTCGCTGCCGCGGTGGTGGCGCCGGAGGGCATCAGAGCCCAAATCGGGCCTGTGACCCAACAATTCGCCCTGGCGTCGGTGACCAAACCGCTGGTGGCCCGGGCCGCACAGGTGGCCCTCGAAGAGGGTGCCGTCGACCTCACGACCCCGGCCGGGCCGTCCGGTTCCACCGTCGAGCACCTGCTGGCGCACGCGTCGGGCCTGTCACTGCTTTCCGGCGCCGTGATGGCCAAACCCGGAACGCGGCGGATCTACTCCAACTACGGCTTTGCCGTTCTCGCGCATGCGGTCGAGGCCGGTGCCACCATCGAGTTCGATGCGTATCTGCGCGAGGCGGTGCTCGAACCGCTCGGTATGAGCAGCACCACGCTGCCCGGCGGGGCCGATACCGCCGGATACGGCGCGTCGTCGACCGTCGCCGACCTGGCGGCCTTCGTGGGTGATCTGCTGCGGCCACATCTGGTCAGCGCCGAAACGCATCAGCGTGCGACACATGTCGTCTTTCCGGGGCTGGACGGGGTGCTGCCGGGTTACGGGGTGCAGCGGCCCAACGACTGGGGCCTGGGTTTTGAGATCAAGGGAAGCAAGCTCCCACATTGGACGGGCGCCGAGAACTCCCCGGCCACCTACGGCCACTTCGGTCAGGCCGGCACGTTTATCTGGGTGGATCCGGCCGTCGACCTCGGACTCGTGGTGCTGACGGATCGGCCCTTCGATGGCTGGGCCAACCAGGTGTGGCCGCAGCTGTCGGATGCGGTGCTGGCCGAATTCGGCTGA
- a CDS encoding amidohydrolase: MSINRRQFVVGGAAATAATTGLAALAGCGHDTTDPDTGADLIFVGGPVVTVDGHGTTTEALAVAQGKIAAVGSRQDVMRLRGAQTDVIELDGLALLPAFVEAHSHPSQIAATLGPPAVDVRPFVVPTGQQVMQKLADTVRSTPKGTQVLLYGIDVLLQPDLQLPTRTILDALAPDHPVIIVANSGHAAYANTASFRLAGITRDTPNPVGAEYVHGPDGELTGEVREAAALTTLAMPYLRNVAEPNAFQNLHWAFGQLAAVGIATASEHSYSAAQQGDLYRRMAADPGVKLRIRAYEMGAPELAKDPTHVAGPAAGADQLFAQIGMKLWADGSPWQGNIFTSFPYLDTAATRRMGLEPHHHGGMNYTPAQVTELATAFIEQGWQLACHVHGDRAIDVVLDAYEKAQSPASLRSRLEHVGAMTPAQFQRAARLGVHPSLFIEHVYFWGDPLIDELFGQDHGAHWMSAKSALDAGLRISFHNDGNVSPPNPLGNIATAVTRTAKGSGRVLAPEQRISVTQAVRAQTIDAAWQLHLDNEVGSLEVGKYADLVVLSADPHAVDPQALRDISVRATYLAGRQTYAAPVG, encoded by the coding sequence ATGTCGATCAATCGGAGGCAGTTCGTGGTCGGCGGAGCCGCCGCTACCGCTGCCACCACGGGACTGGCGGCACTGGCCGGGTGCGGCCACGACACCACCGATCCCGATACCGGTGCCGACCTGATCTTTGTCGGTGGCCCGGTGGTGACGGTCGATGGGCACGGCACCACGACCGAGGCACTGGCCGTTGCCCAGGGCAAGATCGCCGCGGTCGGTTCACGGCAGGACGTGATGAGGCTGCGCGGTGCCCAAACGGATGTGATCGAGCTCGACGGCCTGGCGCTGCTTCCGGCGTTCGTGGAGGCGCACAGCCACCCGAGCCAGATCGCCGCCACCCTCGGTCCGCCCGCCGTGGACGTGCGCCCTTTCGTCGTTCCCACCGGTCAGCAGGTCATGCAGAAGCTGGCCGACACCGTCCGGAGTACCCCGAAGGGTACCCAGGTACTGCTCTACGGCATCGACGTGCTGCTGCAGCCGGATCTCCAATTACCTACGCGCACAATTCTTGACGCGCTGGCTCCGGACCATCCGGTGATCATCGTCGCCAACAGCGGACACGCCGCCTACGCCAACACAGCTTCCTTCCGGCTCGCCGGAATCACCAGGGACACACCCAATCCCGTCGGCGCCGAATACGTCCACGGACCCGACGGCGAGCTCACCGGCGAGGTTCGCGAGGCCGCCGCGCTGACCACCTTGGCAATGCCGTATCTACGGAATGTCGCCGAGCCCAACGCCTTCCAGAATCTGCACTGGGCGTTTGGGCAGCTGGCCGCCGTGGGCATCGCCACCGCCAGCGAGCACAGCTACAGCGCCGCGCAGCAGGGCGACCTCTACCGCAGGATGGCCGCCGATCCGGGTGTCAAACTGCGCATCCGCGCCTATGAGATGGGCGCCCCCGAGCTGGCCAAGGACCCCACGCATGTCGCCGGGCCGGCGGCCGGCGCCGATCAGCTGTTCGCGCAGATCGGCATGAAGCTGTGGGCAGACGGATCACCCTGGCAGGGAAATATTTTCACCTCGTTCCCCTACCTGGACACCGCGGCTACGCGCCGCATGGGCCTGGAGCCACACCATCACGGCGGCATGAACTACACGCCGGCCCAGGTCACCGAGCTGGCGACGGCCTTCATCGAGCAGGGCTGGCAGCTGGCGTGTCACGTCCACGGTGACCGCGCGATCGATGTGGTGCTCGACGCGTATGAGAAGGCCCAGTCCCCCGCCTCGCTACGCTCCCGCCTGGAACATGTGGGCGCGATGACTCCCGCACAGTTCCAGCGCGCGGCACGCCTGGGTGTGCATCCGAGCCTGTTCATCGAACATGTCTACTTCTGGGGCGACCCACTCATCGACGAGCTGTTCGGTCAAGACCATGGCGCGCACTGGATGTCGGCAAAATCTGCGCTGGACGCCGGGCTCAGAATCTCGTTTCACAACGATGGCAACGTGTCCCCGCCGAACCCGCTGGGCAACATCGCCACCGCCGTCACCCGCACGGCCAAGGGCTCCGGCCGTGTGCTGGCCCCCGAACAACGGATCAGCGTCACGCAGGCCGTAAGAGCCCAGACCATCGACGCGGCCTGGCAGCTGCATCTCGACAACGAGGTCGGCAGTCTGGAAGTGGGCAAGTACGCCGACCTGGTGGTGTTATCCGCCGACCCGCACGCGGTAGACCCGCAGGCACTGCGCGATATCTCGGTGCGCGCCACCTACCTGGCCGGTCGGCAGACCTATGCCGCACCCGTCGGCTGA
- a CDS encoding S-(hydroxymethyl)mycothiol dehydrogenase yields MSQTVRGVIARSVKAPVELVDIVIPDPGPGEVVVKVQACGVCHTDLTYREGGINDEFPFLLGHEAAGIVETVGEGVTTVEPGDFVILNWRAVCGVCRACKRGRPQYCFDTFNAAQKMTLTDGTELTPALGIGAFIEKTLVHAGQCTKVDPTADPAVVGLLGCGVMAGLGAAVNTGNVGRDDTVAVIGCGGVGDAAIAGARLAGARKIIAIDTDDTKLAWAKDFGATDTINARKVDDVVTAIQELTDEFGADVVIDAVGRPETWKQAFYARDLAGTVVLVGVPTPDMTLEMPLIDFFSRGGSLKSSWYGDCLPERDFPTLVSLYQQGRLPLDRFVSERIGIESIEAAFEKMHHGEVLRSVVVL; encoded by the coding sequence ATGTCTCAAACTGTGCGCGGTGTGATCGCTCGGTCGGTAAAAGCTCCTGTGGAGCTGGTGGACATCGTGATCCCTGATCCGGGCCCCGGTGAGGTCGTGGTGAAGGTGCAGGCCTGCGGGGTATGCCACACCGATCTGACCTACCGCGAGGGCGGGATCAACGACGAGTTCCCGTTCCTGCTCGGCCATGAGGCGGCGGGGATTGTGGAGACCGTCGGCGAAGGCGTAACCACCGTCGAGCCGGGCGATTTCGTGATCCTGAACTGGCGCGCGGTGTGTGGGGTGTGCCGGGCCTGCAAGCGCGGGCGGCCGCAGTACTGCTTCGACACCTTCAACGCCGCTCAGAAGATGACACTCACCGACGGCACCGAGCTGACCCCCGCCCTGGGCATCGGCGCATTCATCGAGAAGACGCTGGTACATGCCGGGCAATGCACCAAGGTCGATCCGACCGCGGATCCGGCCGTGGTGGGCCTGCTGGGCTGCGGCGTGATGGCCGGACTCGGCGCGGCGGTGAACACCGGCAATGTGGGCCGCGACGACACCGTCGCGGTCATCGGCTGTGGTGGGGTCGGCGATGCGGCGATCGCCGGGGCCCGGTTGGCGGGGGCGCGCAAGATCATCGCCATCGACACCGATGACACCAAGCTGGCCTGGGCCAAGGACTTCGGGGCCACCGACACCATCAATGCCCGCAAGGTCGACGACGTGGTCACCGCGATCCAGGAACTGACCGACGAATTCGGCGCCGACGTGGTGATCGACGCGGTAGGCCGCCCCGAAACCTGGAAACAGGCCTTCTACGCACGCGATCTGGCCGGCACGGTGGTGTTGGTCGGCGTCCCCACACCGGATATGACGCTCGAGATGCCCTTGATCGACTTCTTCTCACGCGGCGGCTCGTTGAAGTCCTCCTGGTATGGCGACTGCCTGCCCGAGCGCGACTTCCCCACCCTGGTATCGCTCTACCAACAGGGCCGACTGCCCCTGGACCGATTCGTCTCCGAGCGCATCGGCATCGAAAGCATCGAAGCCGCGTTCGAAAAGATGCACCATGGCGAGGTCCTGCGCTCCGTAGTGGTGCTCTAG
- a CDS encoding acyl-CoA dehydrogenase family protein yields the protein MSELFPAYRASWETDAHRDLRKHAAEFLRKESTPNQERWSAQHQVDREFWNKMGDAGLLGLDLPEEYGGAGGDFGFSAVVGEELALAQDTSTGWAVHSPIVAHYINTYGNEEQRARWMPGIISGDLVLAIAMTEPGTGSDLQAVRTTAIPDGDHYVINGSKTFISNGTHCDLLVIVAKTDPSQGAAGVSLIVAETKDLPGFERGRVLEKVGQHGQDTRELFFTDMRVPIANRLGDKDGLGFYQLMEQLARERLIIAAVCSGMAEGALIEAIKYTKEREAFGKPLIKFQNTKFQLAELKAEVLSIKTTVDYCVQDYINGNNDPATASMAKLIAADKAVSVVDRCVQFFGGYGYMMEYPIARAYAAARVNKIYGGTSEIMKEIISRSL from the coding sequence ATGTCCGAACTGTTCCCTGCCTACCGTGCGTCCTGGGAGACCGACGCGCACCGCGACCTGCGTAAGCATGCCGCCGAATTCCTGCGCAAGGAATCCACGCCCAACCAGGAACGTTGGAGCGCCCAGCATCAGGTGGACCGTGAGTTCTGGAACAAGATGGGCGATGCGGGTCTGTTGGGCCTGGACCTTCCGGAGGAATACGGTGGTGCCGGCGGTGATTTCGGATTCTCGGCGGTGGTGGGCGAAGAACTGGCGCTCGCGCAGGACACCTCGACCGGATGGGCCGTGCACTCGCCGATCGTCGCGCACTACATCAACACCTACGGCAATGAGGAGCAGCGTGCCCGCTGGATGCCGGGCATCATCAGTGGCGATTTGGTCCTCGCCATCGCGATGACCGAGCCCGGCACCGGCTCGGACCTGCAGGCGGTGCGCACCACCGCGATTCCCGACGGTGACCACTACGTCATCAACGGATCGAAAACCTTCATCTCCAACGGAACTCACTGTGACCTGCTGGTCATTGTCGCCAAGACTGACCCATCTCAGGGTGCCGCCGGCGTCTCACTCATCGTCGCCGAAACCAAGGATCTCCCCGGATTCGAGCGCGGTCGGGTGCTGGAGAAGGTGGGTCAGCACGGTCAGGACACGCGGGAGCTGTTCTTCACCGACATGCGTGTGCCGATCGCAAACCGCCTCGGCGACAAGGACGGCCTGGGCTTCTACCAGCTCATGGAACAGCTGGCCCGCGAGCGGCTGATCATCGCCGCCGTCTGCTCCGGCATGGCCGAGGGCGCCTTGATCGAGGCCATCAAGTACACCAAGGAACGCGAGGCATTCGGCAAGCCGCTCATCAAATTCCAGAACACCAAATTCCAGCTGGCCGAGCTCAAGGCCGAGGTGCTGTCCATCAAGACCACGGTGGACTACTGCGTTCAGGACTACATCAACGGGAACAACGACCCGGCAACGGCATCCATGGCCAAGCTGATCGCCGCGGATAAGGCGGTCTCGGTGGTGGACCGTTGTGTGCAGTTCTTCGGCGGTTACGGATACATGATGGAGTACCCGATCGCACGGGCCTACGCCGCGGCGCGCGTCAACAAAATCTACGGCGGTACAAGCGAAATCATGAAGGAAATCATCAGCCGGTCCCTGTAG
- a CDS encoding GGDEF domain-containing protein has protein sequence MQNPPYVETGYQYDLVTNALRDTGQLGRLKTGIGLLCFVIVFLQGVTQFYPLGPHGIWPRVVHGITAASAVVAGLCWLSFSWPGRRAMAAFVVWADVALAVGAALLSDPTARICAIVYLGPVGLLPTFFLSRRALVAHCAFATSLLGAVLAVNVLSGGARMFEQFFYAAPVISAIVLVPAVIQLVLEGGRDSILSAALAADRDPLTGLLNRRGVTSAMDLLHRGRLDAIDIVVVLMDVDGLKELNDTHGHGAGDMTLKAVADMLKARTRVGEIAARFGGDEFLVVAFPGRGEDIESTIRRVSAPRAGIDYWTVSVGAAWQSRTGNKVDLESLVQQADHALYEAKKTRGMLDPQR, from the coding sequence GTGCAAAATCCGCCCTATGTGGAGACGGGATACCAGTACGACCTGGTGACCAATGCTCTGCGTGACACCGGTCAGCTTGGACGGCTCAAGACCGGTATCGGGCTGTTGTGCTTCGTGATCGTGTTTCTGCAGGGAGTGACCCAGTTCTATCCGCTCGGCCCGCACGGCATCTGGCCGCGCGTCGTCCACGGCATCACCGCTGCATCGGCGGTGGTCGCCGGCCTGTGTTGGCTGAGCTTCTCGTGGCCGGGCCGCCGGGCGATGGCCGCGTTCGTGGTGTGGGCGGATGTCGCCCTGGCTGTCGGGGCCGCGCTGCTCTCCGACCCCACCGCCAGAATTTGCGCGATCGTGTATTTGGGTCCGGTCGGCCTACTCCCCACCTTCTTCCTCAGTAGGCGGGCACTGGTGGCGCACTGCGCGTTCGCCACGTCGCTGCTGGGGGCGGTGCTGGCGGTGAATGTGCTGTCCGGTGGGGCGCGGATGTTTGAACAGTTCTTTTACGCGGCTCCGGTGATCTCGGCGATCGTGTTGGTGCCCGCCGTCATCCAATTGGTTCTGGAGGGAGGCCGCGACTCGATTCTGTCCGCGGCATTGGCTGCCGACAGGGACCCGCTTACCGGTCTGTTGAACCGGCGGGGTGTGACCTCCGCAATGGACCTGCTGCATCGGGGCCGCCTGGACGCCATCGACATCGTCGTGGTGCTGATGGATGTGGACGGGCTCAAAGAACTCAACGACACCCACGGCCACGGCGCCGGCGATATGACTCTCAAGGCGGTGGCAGACATGCTCAAGGCCCGGACTCGGGTCGGTGAGATCGCGGCGCGTTTCGGCGGCGATGAGTTTCTGGTGGTCGCGTTTCCGGGCCGCGGGGAGGACATCGAATCGACCATTCGGCGCGTGAGTGCACCGCGAGCCGGTATCGACTACTGGACCGTCAGTGTGGGAGCCGCATGGCAGTCACGGACCGGAAACAAGGTCGACCTGGAATCGCTTGTGCAGCAAGCCGACCATGCGCTGTACGAGGCCAAGAAGACCCGCGGAATGCTGGACCCGCAGCGCTGA